CAAGAGCGACGCATATGCGCACGGAAAAGCCCGACCAGAAGTGCTCGTGGTCGGGCTTTCAGAGATTTTGAGAACCGGTGGGCTGTCGGCTATCGCAGAAACTGCGGTGCCGGAGCGACCGACAAGGCGGTTTGTTCCAGCAGCGATGGGGCCGGAGGTTCTTCGCGAATTGGCAGAGCGGACACGCCGACGTCGTCCATCAGGTGGTGCAGAGCTTCTTCGGCAAGATTGATTTTCGCGATGATTCCCAGCGTGCCGATCTGACGTCGCGGAATTCTGGTCCAGCCGTGGACATCGTCCTGCACGTGATGGAACAGCGCGTCGACTCCGGTGAGCTGTCGCTGCACGGTCGCTCGATCAAAGTTGTGTTCGGCGGCGTGAATCAGGCGAGCGGTCTGATACAGACTGTAGGCTTCCGTGTAGGTCTCCTGAAAGCCGGGGTTGTGGGAATAGTTGTAGTACAGGTCCAGGCACAGTTCGTTCATCAGCACTTCAAGCTCGGCAGCCAGTTGGTCAACGTGTTCGCAGGCGCCGAAGTGAATTTCGGACGGTGCCGGAGGCACTTCCAGAACCGGCGCGGGCAGCAGTACCGTTCGATGCGGGTCAATTCCATGGTGACCGTGGTGAATCGGCCGCACGGGTTCGATGATCACAGGTCGAGTGCGTCGGCACTGAGCGTTCGCGGAAGCAGTGATCAGAATTCCAGCCAGGCTGCACAGCAGTGTTCGTTGAATCGTCATGGTTCAGGTTCCTGTGGCAATTTGAGAGAGAGAGGTGAGTGGGAACTGAACCTTTCTGAAGGCGAAGAGCGTGCCGAAAATGCCGATGCGACGTAACTCGTTTTCAGGAAAAGCCTTGTGAATCACTGCCACAAACTGGGACTAATCGAATGTGCAGTGCTGGCGATACAGGTGAATTCAATATGATGTCACTTCTTGATTGTTTGTGTTATTCTTGTGATCCTTCTTCGCTGCACATTCGCGAGAATGACACACAAAATCTATAGCACGTTGGGCGTGATGCCATCCTGCAATGACACACGATCCGAATTTGAGCCGGCCCTGCAGCTCGCTCACTTCATCTCAACGAGAGTTTCCAGCGACCGGCAGAACGCGCCGAACGCGCCTTCGCCGAACAGGACGAAGCGGACTTCGTCGGGCTGCTTGTGCCACTTGACGAAGTCGATGCAGGTTTTCAGGGAAACGTTGGCTGCCAGATCCAGCGGGTAGCCGTAAACGCCGGTGCTGATGGCCGGGAAAGCGATGGAATCGCAGTTCAGATCCCCGGCAAGCTGCAGGCATTTTCGGTAGGCGGACGACAGTTGTTCGGGTTCCCCGCTGCGACCTCCCTTCCACACCGGGCCGACCGCGTGGAGCACATACTTCGCAGAAAGTCGACCGGCTGTCGAAGCGACCGCGCTGCCGGTTGGGCAGCCGTCCGGGTACTTCAGATCGGTTTCGGCCATGATGTCCGGGCCGCCGGCGCGGTGGATGGCTCCGTCGACACCGCCTCCGCCGGCGAGTTCCGAATTGGCCGCGTTGACAATTGCGTCAACCTGTTGTTCCGTGATGTCGCCCCGCAAAAGCTGCAGGCGGCAGTTTCCGAGCTTGACCAGCATTTCGGTTTCCTGTGAATGTCATCCGGGTTGCGTGTCGCCATCGCGCGTTGGGTGAATCAGCACTCTTCAGAATGCGCAGCGTTGCGGCGTGGAGTTTCGAAGTGAAACGGCGCGGCGTCGCTGTTGTCGGAAAGTCGATTCTCGTATAACGCACGCTCGATTCAAAATCACTGGTCCAAGTGGTGTCCGAAGAAGGAAAGTGTCGCATGTCCAGCGACGAATCCGCACTTGTAGTGGGAGTTCCCAAAGAAGCCGACCCGCGTGAACGACGGGTCGCCATTGTTCCTGCGACGGTTAGCCAGATGAGAAAGTCCGGACTCTCGGTGCTGGTCGAACGCGGAGCCGGCCTGGCCGCTGGTTTTCCGGATTCGGACTACGAAGCCAAAGGGGCGACCTTCGCTGACAGCCGTCGGAATCTGTTCAATACTGCAGACGTGATTGCTCAGGTGCGAGCTCTGGGGGCGTGCGGGACCTGCGGCGAGGAGGATGTATCCAGCCTGCGAATCGGACAGGTTCTTGTCGCAAGCTGCGATCCGCTGACGTTTCCGGAGCAGGTCAAAGTTGCCGCCGAAAAGGGAGTCACGGCGTTTGCCCTGGAACTTGTGCCGCGAATCACGCGGGCTCAAAGCATGGACATCCTGTCGTCGATGGCAACCGTTGCCGGCTATCGGGCGGTGTTGCTGGCGGCCACAGCGGCACCTCGCATGTTTCCGATGATGATGACGGCCGCCGGAACCCTGAAGCCGGCCCGCGTGCTGGTGATCGGAGCCGGAGTGGCGGGCCTGCAGGCCATCGCCACAGCCAGGCGTCTGGGGGCCGTCGTTTATGGCTACGACATTCGTCCCGTGGTTCGCGAGCAGGTCGAAAGCCTGGGCGGCAAATTCGTGGAACTCGATGTGAAGGCCGAAGCAGCCGAAACGAAGGGCGGCTATGCGAAGGAAATGGACGAAGACTTCTACCGTCGCCAGCGGGAAGCGATGAAGAAGGTGATCGCCGACATGGACGTTGTCATCACGACAGCCGCAATTCCCGGAAAGAAGGCTCCGGTACTTGTGACAGCGGAAATGGTCCAGGCGATGGCTCCCGGTTCCGTCGTCGTGGATCTTGCAGCCGAACGCGGCGGTAATGTGGAAGTCACCAGGCCGGGCGAAACGATCGATTACAACGGAGTAAAAGTGCTGGGTCCGGAAAACGTTCCCGCGGACGTGCCGGTCCACGCCAGCGAAATGTACAGCCGCAACCTGTGGACCTTTCTGCAGCAGATCGTGAAAGGCGGAAAGCTGTCGATTGACACCGAAGATGAAATTGTGCGTGACACGCTGCTGACGCGCGAAAAGGAAGTCGTCAACGCTCGCGTGCGTGAGTTGCTGAAGATGGAACCGCTGACCGCGGCGGCCAGCGCGTGACGGATGATGATGCGAATACGTTGATCCCGTTTTCAGGAGCGTGGTGTCGGCCACATTGGCTGCCAGACGACAGCCTGTTCTTCGACGGTGGTTAACGCGACAACAACCAGAGTCCTTTCTTTCAGAACAATGCCAATGCAAGTACTCAGTTTTCTCGCCCAGACCAAAGCTGCGCTTCCGGCAGAAGTCACGGACGCCGCCGGCGAACTCATTGAACAGGCCGCGGCCGGAGCCGGTTCGGGTGCCGCGGGCTCCGGAGCCGGCCACCTGATTCTGCTGCTGACAGTCTTCGCCCTGGCGGTCTTTGTCGGCGTGGAAATCATCACCAAGATTCCTCCCACGCTTCACACACCGCTGATGTCGGGTTCCAACGCGATTTCGGGAATCACGGTCGTGGGAGCCATTCTGGCGGCTGGTTCCGACAACGGTACCTGGGCAGGGATTCTGGGATTTCTGGCCGTCGTACTGGCAACGATGAACGTCGTAGGAGGCTTCGTCGTGACGAATCGAATGCTGGCGATGTTCAGGACCCGGAAATGATCCATTCCCTTCGCAGGTATCACCGCATTCGGTCGCCGCTTCTGTCGCCGCCGCCCTGTTCCGGAACAGTCGCTGTCCGGAACATGAGGTCATCCTGAAACACGCGGCTTTCGACTTTGACGTTTCGATATCAGGGGCAACCCGTTGAACACTGACGTGATTGATCTGATCTACCTTGTCGCCGCAATTCTGTTCATTGTGGGACTCAAGGGACTGACGAAGCCGCGAACCGCCGTGCGAGGCAACCTGCTGGGCGCGCTGGCGATGCTGATTGCCGTGGTTGCGACTTTGGTGCACCGGGACGTCATCAGTTGGACGGGGATCGGGATCGCCATCGCCATCGGGTCCATTGTCGGCGTCGTGCTTGCGCTGCGGATTCAGATGACTGCGATGCCGCAGCTTGTGGCGCTCTTCAATGGTCTGGGCGGCGGAGCGTCCGTGCTGGTGGCCGGAGCGTATCTTGCCGGTCGGGAACACGCGGCTCACGTCGCCAGCGGTTCCTGTTTTGCGGATGTTCTGACCGCCACCGCGGCGTCCGGTCTGATCGGAGCCGTGACGCTGTCCGGAAGCCTGGTGGCGTTCGGGAAACTACAGGAACTGAAGTTTATAAAGGACGTGTCGTTTCCCGGACAGCAGCTTCTGAACGCCGTGCTGGCGATGGGATCGATCGGTTTGGGAGCGT
This region of Planctomycetaceae bacterium genomic DNA includes:
- a CDS encoding NAD(P) transhydrogenase subunit alpha, with amino-acid sequence MQVLSFLAQTKAALPAEVTDAAGELIEQAAAGAGSGAAGSGAGHLILLLTVFALAVFVGVEIITKIPPTLHTPLMSGSNAISGITVVGAILAAGSDNGTWAGILGFLAVVLATMNVVGGFVVTNRMLAMFRTRK
- a CDS encoding Re/Si-specific NAD(P)(+) transhydrogenase subunit alpha produces the protein MSSDESALVVGVPKEADPRERRVAIVPATVSQMRKSGLSVLVERGAGLAAGFPDSDYEAKGATFADSRRNLFNTADVIAQVRALGACGTCGEEDVSSLRIGQVLVASCDPLTFPEQVKVAAEKGVTAFALELVPRITRAQSMDILSSMATVAGYRAVLLAATAAPRMFPMMMTAAGTLKPARVLVIGAGVAGLQAIATARRLGAVVYGYDIRPVVREQVESLGGKFVELDVKAEAAETKGGYAKEMDEDFYRRQREAMKKVIADMDVVITTAAIPGKKAPVLVTAEMVQAMAPGSVVVDLAAERGGNVEVTRPGETIDYNGVKVLGPENVPADVPVHASEMYSRNLWTFLQQIVKGGKLSIDTEDEIVRDTLLTREKEVVNARVRELLKMEPLTAAASA
- a CDS encoding O-acetyl-ADP-ribose deacetylase, with the protein product MLVKLGNCRLQLLRGDITEQQVDAIVNAANSELAGGGGVDGAIHRAGGPDIMAETDLKYPDGCPTGSAVASTAGRLSAKYVLHAVGPVWKGGRSGEPEQLSSAYRKCLQLAGDLNCDSIAFPAISTGVYGYPLDLAANVSLKTCIDFVKWHKQPDEVRFVLFGEGAFGAFCRSLETLVEMK